One Pseudomonas tolaasii NCPPB 2192 genomic window carries:
- the flhA gene encoding flagellar biosynthesis protein FlhA: MLSTARGTLTDLSRGNLGVPLLLLVMLAMMMLPMPPFLLDVFFTFNIALSVVVLLVCVYALRPLDFAVFPTILLVATLLRLALNVASTRVVMLHGQDGHAAAGKVIQAFGEVVIGGNYVVGIVVFAILMIINFVVVTKGAGRISEVSARFTLDAMPGKQMAIDADLNAGLIDQNQAKARRLEVAQEAEFYGSMDGASKFVRGDAIAGLLILFINLIGGMAVGIFQHGMTFGDAGKVYALLTIGDGLVAQLPSLLLSTAAAIMVTRASGSEDMGKQISRQMFASPKALAVAAGIMAIMGIVPGMPHVSFLSMAAMAAGAAYLFWRKQNAVKVLAQQEIARQQDLLPSPARAQETKELGWDDVTPIDMIGLEVGYRLIPLVDRNQGGQLLARIKGVRKKLSQDLGFLMPTVHIRDNLDLAPSAYRLTLMGVILAEAEIYPDRELAINPGQVFGTLNGITAKDPAFGLEAVWIEVSQRSQAQSLGYTVVDASTVVATHLNQILYKHSHELIGHEEVQQLMGLLAKASPKLAEELVPGVLSLSQLLKVLQALLAEQVPVRDIRSIAEAIANNAAKSQDTAALVAAVRVGLSRAIVQSIVGIESELPVITLEPRLEQILLNSIQKAGQGQEEGVLLEPSMAEKLQRSLIEAAQRQEMAGHPVILLVAGPVRAMLSRFGRLAVPNLHVLAYQEIPDNKQVTIVATVGPNG; encoded by the coding sequence ATGCTCAGCACGGCCCGTGGCACCCTGACTGACCTGTCGCGGGGCAACCTGGGCGTGCCGTTGTTGTTGCTGGTGATGCTGGCAATGATGATGTTGCCGATGCCGCCGTTCCTGCTCGATGTGTTCTTCACCTTCAACATCGCCCTGTCCGTCGTCGTACTGCTGGTGTGCGTGTACGCGCTGCGGCCGCTGGATTTTGCGGTATTCCCGACCATTCTGCTGGTGGCGACCCTGTTGCGGCTGGCGCTGAACGTGGCTTCGACCCGTGTGGTCATGCTGCACGGCCAGGACGGCCACGCCGCCGCCGGTAAAGTGATCCAGGCCTTTGGTGAGGTGGTGATCGGCGGCAACTATGTCGTCGGTATTGTGGTGTTCGCGATCCTGATGATCATCAACTTCGTGGTAGTGACCAAGGGCGCCGGGCGGATTTCCGAGGTGAGCGCACGGTTTACCCTCGACGCCATGCCCGGCAAACAAATGGCCATCGACGCCGACCTCAACGCCGGCCTGATCGATCAGAACCAGGCCAAGGCACGCCGTCTGGAAGTCGCCCAGGAAGCCGAGTTCTACGGCTCCATGGACGGTGCGAGCAAATTCGTGCGCGGTGATGCCATCGCCGGCCTGTTGATTCTGTTCATCAACCTGATCGGCGGCATGGCAGTCGGGATCTTCCAGCACGGCATGACCTTTGGCGATGCGGGCAAGGTCTACGCCTTGCTGACCATCGGTGACGGTTTAGTGGCGCAATTGCCATCACTGTTGTTATCCACAGCAGCGGCCATCATGGTGACCCGTGCGTCGGGCTCCGAAGACATGGGCAAGCAGATCAGCCGCCAGATGTTCGCCTCGCCCAAAGCGCTGGCCGTGGCGGCGGGCATCATGGCGATCATGGGCATCGTGCCGGGCATGCCCCACGTGTCGTTCCTGAGCATGGCGGCCATGGCGGCCGGCGCTGCCTACCTGTTCTGGCGCAAGCAAAATGCGGTCAAGGTACTCGCCCAGCAAGAGATCGCCCGCCAGCAGGACCTGTTGCCATCCCCGGCCCGCGCCCAGGAAACCAAGGAGCTGGGCTGGGATGACGTGACCCCGATCGACATGATCGGCCTGGAAGTCGGCTACCGCCTGATTCCCTTGGTGGACCGCAACCAGGGTGGGCAATTGCTCGCGCGGATCAAAGGGGTGCGCAAGAAACTGTCGCAGGACCTGGGCTTCCTGATGCCCACCGTGCACATCCGCGACAACCTCGACCTTGCGCCCAGCGCCTATCGCCTGACGCTGATGGGCGTGATTCTCGCCGAAGCCGAGATCTACCCGGACCGCGAACTGGCGATCAACCCGGGCCAGGTGTTCGGCACGCTCAACGGCATTACCGCCAAAGATCCGGCTTTCGGCCTGGAAGCGGTGTGGATCGAAGTCAGCCAGCGCAGTCAGGCGCAGTCCCTCGGTTACACCGTGGTGGACGCCAGCACGGTGGTCGCCACCCACCTTAACCAAATTCTGTACAAGCACTCCCACGAGCTGATCGGCCACGAGGAAGTCCAGCAATTGATGGGGTTGCTGGCCAAAGCGTCGCCAAAACTGGCCGAAGAACTGGTGCCCGGCGTGCTGTCACTTTCGCAATTGCTCAAAGTGCTGCAAGCGTTGTTGGCCGAACAGGTGCCGGTGCGCGACATCCGCAGCATTGCCGAGGCCATCGCCAACAATGCCGCCAAGAGTCAAGATACTGCCGCTCTGGTGGCTGCGGTGCGTGTCGGCCTGTCCCGTGCCATCGTGCAAAGCATTGTAGGCATTGAGTCTGAGCTGCCTGTGATCACCCTGGAGCCAAGGTTGGAACAAATATTGCTCAATAGTATTCAGAAGGCAGGGCAAGGCCAGGAAGAGGGCGTTCTGCTGGAGCCAAGCATGGCTGAAAAACTGCAGCGTTCGTTGATCGAAGCCGCACAGCGCCAGGAAATGGCGGGCCACCCGGTGATCCTGCTGGTGGCGGGCCCGGTTCGAGCGATGTTGTCGCGGTTTGGTCGCCTGGCAGTTCCGAATTTGCACGTTTTGGCTTATCAGGAAATTCCTGACAACAAGCAAGTGACTATCGTCGCGACAGTAGGGCCCAACGGCTGA
- the flhF gene encoding flagellar biosynthesis protein FlhF → MQVKRFFAADMRQAMKLVRDELGADAAIIGNRRIAGGVELTAALDYTPQALAPRVPNMELEDELRKTASRIVSAQAELSMRGDSDATTNRQLFAGLPLTASEPLVEPTFKEPPRPAAPAPAPAVDPRVFDSMRFELNGLRELLEVQLGSLAWTQLQGSKPQQANLWRRLQRIGLSGPLSRDLLALTAEVEEPRQAWRMLLAHLARMIVTPEIEPLEEGGVIAMVGPAGMGKTTTLAKLAARYVLKYGAQNIALVSMDSYRIGAQEQLKTLGRILNVPVTHVDPGQSLANALDPLLRKRVVLIDTAGLQASDPALRMQLESLAGRGIKSKNYLVLATTSQKQVLTAAYHSYKRCGLAGCILTKLDETASLGEVLSLAISHELPVAYLTDGPRIPDDLHLPRRHQLVSRAVSVQMQEEPSEEAMADMFADLYHNPAKRVG, encoded by the coding sequence ATGCAAGTTAAGCGTTTTTTCGCCGCCGATATGCGTCAGGCCATGAAACTGGTTCGTGATGAGCTGGGCGCCGATGCCGCGATTATCGGAAACCGTCGCATTGCCGGCGGTGTCGAGCTGACGGCTGCCCTGGATTACACTCCCCAGGCGCTGGCGCCGCGCGTGCCGAACATGGAGCTCGAAGACGAGTTGCGCAAGACCGCCTCGCGCATTGTGTCGGCCCAGGCGGAATTGAGCATGCGTGGCGACAGCGATGCCACCACCAATCGCCAGCTGTTCGCCGGGTTGCCGCTGACCGCGTCCGAGCCGTTGGTCGAGCCCACTTTCAAAGAACCACCGCGTCCTGCTGCGCCTGCCCCGGCGCCTGCGGTTGACCCGCGCGTGTTCGATTCGATGCGTTTTGAGCTCAACGGTCTGCGTGAACTGCTGGAAGTGCAGCTCGGCTCACTGGCCTGGACCCAACTGCAAGGCAGCAAACCGCAACAGGCCAACCTGTGGCGCCGCCTGCAACGGATCGGCCTGTCCGGCCCGTTGTCCCGCGACCTGCTGGCGCTCACCGCCGAAGTCGAAGAGCCGCGCCAGGCCTGGCGCATGCTGCTGGCGCACTTGGCGCGCATGATCGTCACCCCGGAAATCGAACCCCTGGAAGAGGGCGGTGTGATCGCCATGGTCGGCCCTGCCGGCATGGGCAAGACCACCACCCTGGCCAAGCTGGCCGCGCGTTATGTGCTCAAATACGGCGCGCAGAATATTGCGCTGGTGAGCATGGACAGTTATCGCATCGGCGCCCAGGAACAGCTCAAGACCCTGGGCCGCATCCTCAATGTGCCGGTGACCCACGTCGACCCGGGCCAGTCCCTGGCCAATGCCCTCGATCCACTGCTGCGCAAGCGCGTGGTGCTGATCGACACCGCCGGCCTGCAAGCCAGCGACCCGGCCTTGCGCATGCAGCTCGAAAGCCTGGCCGGGCGTGGCATCAAGTCGAAAAATTACCTGGTGCTTGCAACCACCAGCCAGAAACAGGTTCTTACCGCTGCGTACCACAGCTACAAGCGTTGCGGCCTGGCCGGTTGCATCCTGACCAAGCTCGATGAAACCGCGAGCCTGGGTGAAGTGTTGAGCCTGGCGATCAGCCATGAATTACCGGTTGCTTACCTGACCGACGGCCCGCGGATTCCGGATGATCTGCATCTGCCGCGCCGTCATCAGTTGGTCAGCCGTGCCGTCAGTGTGCAAATGCAAGAAGAGCCTAGCGAGGAAGCGATGGCTGACATGTTCGCGGACCTCTACCACAACCCGGCAAAACGGGTCGGTTGA
- the fleN gene encoding flagellar synthesis regulator FleN — protein MGSMHPVQVIAVTGGKGGVGKTNVSVNLSLALAELGRRVMLLDADLGLANVDVLLGLTPKHTLADVIEGRCELRDVLLQGPGGIRIVPAASGTQSMVHLSPAQHAGLIQAFSDIGDNLDVLVIDTAAGIGESVVSFVRAAQEVLLVVCDEPTSITDAYALIKLLNRDYGMNRFRVLANMAQSPQEGRNLFAKLTKVTDRFLDVALQYVGAVPYDECVRKAVQKQRAVYEAFPRSKCALAFKAIAQKVDTWPLPANPRGHLEFFVERLVHQTSAGPVL, from the coding sequence ATGGGCAGCATGCATCCCGTACAGGTGATCGCGGTGACCGGCGGCAAAGGTGGCGTCGGGAAAACTAACGTGTCAGTGAATTTGTCCCTGGCCCTGGCAGAGCTTGGCCGTCGCGTCATGCTGCTGGATGCTGACCTGGGGTTGGCAAATGTCGACGTTTTGCTCGGGCTGACACCCAAACACACCCTCGCCGATGTGATTGAAGGCCGCTGTGAGCTGCGCGATGTGCTGCTGCAAGGCCCCGGCGGCATTCGCATCGTGCCGGCAGCCTCGGGCACCCAGAGCATGGTGCACCTGAGCCCGGCGCAACATGCCGGCCTGATTCAGGCTTTCAGCGACATCGGCGACAACCTCGACGTGCTGGTGATCGACACCGCCGCCGGGATCGGCGAGTCCGTGGTCAGCTTCGTGCGCGCGGCGCAGGAGGTGCTGTTGGTGGTCTGCGATGAACCCACTTCGATCACCGACGCCTACGCCCTGATCAAACTGCTTAACCGTGACTACGGCATGAACCGCTTCCGCGTGCTGGCCAACATGGCCCAGAGCCCGCAGGAAGGGCGCAACCTGTTCGCCAAGTTGACCAAGGTCACGGATCGCTTCCTCGATGTCGCCTTACAATACGTCGGCGCAGTTCCGTATGACGAGTGTGTGCGCAAGGCCGTGCAAAAGCAGCGTGCGGTCTATGAAGCGTTCCCTCGTTCGAAGTGCGCACTGGCGTTCAAGGCCATTGCCCAGAAGGTCGATACCTGGCCGTTGCCTGCCAACCCGCGGGGGCATCTGGAGTTTTTCGTCGAGCGTTTGGTGCATCAGACGAGCGCAGGACCGGTGCTATGA
- the fliA gene encoding RNA polymerase sigma factor FliA encodes MTSSGYNLYKKSARDSQGELIERYAPLVKRIAYHLLARLPASVQVEDLIQAGMIGLLEVSTKYDASKGASFETYAGIRIRGAMLDEVRKGDWAPRSVHRNTRMVSDAIRAIEAKTGRDAKDHEVAAELQLSLDDYYGILNDTLGSRLFSFDDLLQDGEHEGLHEDGASAHLEPSRDLEDERFQGALAEAIANLPERERLVLALYYDEELNLKEIGEVLGVSESRVSQLHSQCAARLRGRLGEWRAR; translated from the coding sequence ATGACATCCAGCGGCTACAACCTTTACAAAAAGTCGGCCCGTGACAGCCAGGGCGAATTGATCGAGCGTTATGCGCCTCTGGTCAAGCGCATTGCCTATCACTTGCTGGCACGCCTGCCCGCCAGCGTGCAGGTGGAAGACCTGATCCAGGCCGGCATGATCGGCCTGCTCGAAGTGTCGACCAAATACGACGCGAGCAAGGGTGCGAGTTTCGAGACGTATGCGGGCATCCGCATCCGTGGCGCGATGCTCGATGAGGTGCGTAAAGGGGATTGGGCGCCGCGTTCGGTACACCGCAACACGCGAATGGTCAGTGACGCCATTCGCGCAATTGAAGCAAAAACCGGTCGTGACGCTAAAGATCATGAAGTTGCGGCCGAACTCCAATTGAGTCTCGACGATTACTACGGGATTTTGAACGATACCTTGGGCAGCCGCCTGTTCAGTTTCGACGACCTGTTGCAGGACGGCGAACACGAAGGGCTGCACGAGGACGGCGCGAGTGCACATCTCGAACCGTCGCGTGACCTGGAAGACGAACGTTTCCAGGGGGCGTTGGCGGAGGCGATTGCCAATTTGCCGGAGCGTGAGCGACTGGTGTTGGCGCTGTACTACGACGAAGAGCTGAACCTCAAGGAAATCGGTGAGGTCCTGGGGGTCAGCGAGTCGCGTGTCAGCCAGCTGCACAGCCAGTGCGCAGCCCGCTTGCGGGGGCGATTGGGAGAGTGGCGCGCGCGCTGA
- a CDS encoding chemotaxis response regulator CheY, with amino-acid sequence MKILIVDDFSTMRRIIKNLLRDLGFTNTVEADDGLTAIPILNSGSIDFLVTDWNMPGMTGIDLLRHVRADEKLRSLPVLMVTAEAKREQIIEAAQAGVNGYVVKPFTALALKEKIEKIFERIHG; translated from the coding sequence ATGAAAATCCTCATCGTTGATGACTTCTCAACGATGCGGCGGATCATAAAAAACCTGTTGCGTGACCTTGGGTTCACCAACACGGTCGAGGCGGATGACGGCCTGACGGCTATCCCGATCCTCAACAGCGGAAGCATCGACTTTCTGGTAACCGACTGGAACATGCCGGGCATGACCGGTATCGACTTGCTGCGCCACGTGCGCGCGGATGAAAAACTGCGCAGCCTGCCCGTGCTGATGGTGACCGCCGAAGCCAAGCGTGAACAGATCATCGAAGCCGCCCAGGCCGGGGTAAACGGTTACGTGGTCAAGCCATTCACCGCATTGGCCTTGAAAGAGAAGATTGAAAAAATCTTCGAACGCATCCACGGCTGA
- a CDS encoding protein phosphatase CheZ: MEHKETSQGDFESTLKKHAHQLVDSLEKGQFGDAVQLIHELNQTRDRGLYQEVGKLTRELHSAIVNFQIDPHMPQAEEISQITDATERLSYVVRLTEAAANRTMDLVENATPLVNGMANEAQALSHDWSRFMRREVGAEEFRELARRVDSFLSRSEQENRTVSSNLNDILLAQDYQDLTGQVIKRVTQLVTEVESNLLKLVLMAGQVDRFAGIEHDRAAILSEKDPKKHLAKGEGPQIHADKREDVVSGQDDVDDLLSSLGF; encoded by the coding sequence ATGGAGCATAAAGAAACGTCGCAGGGAGACTTTGAGTCGACCCTGAAAAAGCATGCGCATCAGTTGGTCGACAGCCTTGAAAAAGGCCAGTTCGGCGACGCGGTGCAGTTGATCCATGAGCTCAACCAGACCCGTGACCGCGGCCTGTATCAGGAAGTGGGCAAGCTCACGCGCGAGCTGCACAGTGCGATCGTCAATTTCCAGATTGACCCGCACATGCCCCAGGCCGAAGAGATCTCGCAGATCACCGATGCCACCGAACGCCTGTCCTATGTGGTCAGGCTGACCGAGGCGGCGGCCAACCGCACCATGGACCTGGTGGAAAACGCCACGCCGCTGGTCAACGGCATGGCCAACGAAGCCCAGGCCCTGAGCCACGACTGGAGCCGCTTCATGCGTCGCGAAGTGGGCGCCGAAGAGTTTCGTGAGCTGGCGCGTCGGGTCGACAGCTTTCTGTCGCGCAGCGAGCAGGAAAACCGCACGGTTTCCAGCAACCTCAACGACATTCTGCTGGCTCAGGATTACCAGGACCTCACCGGCCAGGTGATCAAGCGCGTGACCCAACTGGTCACCGAAGTGGAAAGCAATTTGCTCAAACTGGTGCTCATGGCTGGCCAGGTCGATCGTTTTGCCGGTATCGAACATGACCGCGCGGCGATCCTCTCGGAAAAAGATCCAAAAAAACATCTCGCCAAGGGTGAAGGTCCGCAGATTCATGCCGATAAACGTGAAGACGTTGTATCCGGGCAAGACGACGTAGACGATTTGTTGTCCAGTTTAGGCTTCTAA
- a CDS encoding chemotaxis protein CheA, translating to MSFGADEEILQDFLVEAGEILEQLSEQLVELESRPDDANLLNAIFRGFHTVKGGAGFLQLHELVECCHIAENVFDILRKGERHVDSELMDVILEALDAVNGMFSEVRERAPITAATPELLAALARLAEPADPSAAPVVVAAPEPVVQAEPDVTDSEFEQLLNSLSAVKAEAEAPRAPVAEPASEDITDAEFESLLDQLHGKGQFAADAVAPAAAPEAPATNANTDITDDEFEALLDQLHGKGTFAAEALPEVAATAATGAAPAASPEPAGDGLITDHEFEALLDELHGKGKFSEVAPAAVATAAPVAAKAAAPAAKPAPAAAAAPAPARAAPAPVAEKPVSEAETTVRVDTARLDDIMNMVGELVLVRNRLVRLGLNSGDEAMQKAVSNLDVVTADLQTAVMKTRMQPIKKVFGRFPRLVRDLARQLKKEINLELVGEETDLDKNLVEALADPLVHLVRNAVDHGVETPEEREAAGKSRNGKVILAAEQEGDHILLSITDDGKGMDPTILRNIAVKRGVMDKDAADRLTDTECYNLIFAPGFSTKTEISDVSGRGVGMDVVKTKISQLNGSINIYSTKGQGSKIVIKVPLTLAIMPTLMVMLGNQAFAFPLVNVNEIFHLDLSRTNVVDGQEVVIVRDKALPLFYLKRWLVASAKHEEQREGHVVILSVGTQRIGFVVDQLVGQEEVVIKPLGKMLQGTPGMSGATITGDGRIALILDVPSMLKRYAARRI from the coding sequence ATGAGCTTCGGCGCCGATGAAGAAATCCTTCAGGATTTCCTTGTAGAGGCCGGCGAAATTTTAGAGCAACTGTCCGAGCAACTGGTCGAGCTGGAAAGCCGACCGGATGATGCGAACCTGCTCAATGCAATTTTTCGCGGTTTTCACACTGTAAAAGGGGGCGCCGGCTTCCTCCAGCTCCATGAGCTGGTGGAGTGCTGCCACATCGCCGAGAACGTGTTCGACATCCTGCGCAAGGGTGAACGCCACGTTGATTCGGAATTGATGGACGTGATTCTCGAAGCACTGGATGCAGTCAACGGCATGTTCAGCGAAGTTCGCGAACGTGCCCCGATCACCGCTGCCACCCCGGAACTGCTGGCTGCCCTGGCGCGCCTGGCCGAACCTGCCGACCCATCGGCGGCGCCGGTTGTCGTTGCGGCACCCGAGCCTGTGGTGCAAGCCGAGCCGGATGTGACGGACAGTGAGTTCGAACAGCTGCTCAACTCCCTCAGCGCGGTCAAGGCCGAAGCCGAGGCGCCGCGGGCACCGGTTGCCGAACCCGCCAGCGAAGACATCACCGACGCAGAGTTCGAATCCCTGCTCGACCAGTTGCACGGCAAAGGCCAGTTCGCCGCTGACGCCGTGGCACCTGCCGCCGCGCCTGAAGCGCCAGCGACCAACGCCAACACCGACATTACCGACGACGAATTCGAAGCGCTGCTCGACCAATTGCACGGCAAAGGCACTTTTGCTGCCGAAGCCTTGCCGGAAGTCGCTGCCACTGCTGCCACTGGCGCCGCGCCGGCTGCAAGCCCGGAGCCTGCCGGCGACGGGCTGATCACCGACCACGAGTTCGAAGCCCTGCTCGACGAGCTGCACGGCAAAGGCAAGTTCAGCGAAGTGGCACCGGCCGCCGTCGCCACGGCGGCACCGGTGGCCGCCAAAGCCGCCGCGCCCGCCGCCAAGCCTGCTCCGGCAGCGGCGGCTGCCCCGGCTCCCGCGCGTGCTGCTCCGGCACCGGTGGCCGAGAAACCCGTCAGTGAAGCCGAAACCACCGTGCGGGTGGATACCGCGCGCCTGGACGACATCATGAACATGGTCGGCGAGCTGGTACTGGTACGTAACCGCCTGGTGCGCCTGGGCCTGAACAGCGGCGACGAGGCCATGCAAAAGGCCGTGTCGAACCTGGATGTGGTCACCGCCGACCTGCAAACCGCCGTGATGAAAACGCGGATGCAGCCGATCAAGAAAGTCTTCGGCCGCTTCCCGCGCTTGGTTCGCGACCTGGCGCGTCAGCTCAAGAAAGAGATCAACCTGGAGCTGGTGGGCGAAGAAACCGACCTCGACAAAAACCTGGTCGAGGCCCTGGCCGACCCGCTGGTCCACTTGGTGCGCAACGCCGTCGACCACGGCGTGGAAACCCCGGAAGAGCGCGAAGCCGCAGGCAAGTCGCGCAACGGCAAGGTGATTCTGGCGGCGGAGCAAGAAGGCGACCATATCCTGCTGTCGATCACCGATGACGGCAAAGGCATGGACCCGACGATTCTGCGCAACATTGCGGTCAAGCGCGGCGTGATGGACAAGGACGCCGCCGACCGTCTGACCGACACCGAGTGCTACAACCTGATCTTCGCCCCGGGCTTCTCGACCAAGACCGAGATCTCCGACGTGTCCGGCCGTGGCGTCGGCATGGACGTGGTGAAGACCAAGATCAGCCAGCTCAACGGCTCGATCAATATCTACTCGACCAAGGGCCAGGGCTCGAAGATCGTCATCAAGGTGCCGTTGACCCTGGCGATCATGCCGACCCTGATGGTGATGCTGGGCAACCAGGCGTTCGCTTTCCCGCTGGTCAACGTCAACGAAATCTTCCACCTCGACCTGTCGCGCACCAACGTGGTGGACGGCCAGGAAGTGGTGATCGTGCGCGACAAGGCGTTGCCACTGTTCTACCTCAAGCGCTGGCTGGTGGCATCGGCCAAGCATGAAGAGCAGCGCGAAGGCCATGTGGTGATTCTCTCCGTGGGCACCCAGCGCATCGGCTTTGTGGTCGATCAACTGGTGGGCCAGGAAGAAGTGGTCATCAAGCCTTTGGGCAAAATGCTGCAGGGAACCCCGGGCATGTCGGGTGCGACCATCACCGGTGACGGTCGGATCGCGCTGATTCTCGATGTTCCGAGCATGCTCAAGCGTTACGCCGCTCGGCGTATTTGA
- a CDS encoding protein-glutamate methylesterase/protein-glutamine glutaminase translates to MAVKVLVVDDSGFFRRRVSEILSADPTIQVVGTATNGKEAIDQAIALKPDVITMDYEMPMMDGITAVRHIMQRCPTPVLMFSSLTHEGARVTLDALDAGAVDFLPKNFEDISRNPEKVKQLLCEKVHSISRSNRRSLFSAPAPTPASVAAPAAPTSSFARPAPAPVARPAVAPVRAAAPATAHSPAPKRKAYKLVAIGTSTGGPVALQRVLTQLPANFPAPIVLVQHMPAAFTKAFAERLDKLCRISVKEAEDGDILRPGLALLAPGGKQMMVDGRGAVKILPGDERLNYKPCVDITFGSAAKSYGDKVLAVVLTGMGADGREGARLLKQGGSAIWAQDEASCVIYGMPMAIVKAELADAVYSLDDIGKHLVEACL, encoded by the coding sequence ATGGCAGTCAAGGTCCTGGTGGTGGACGATTCGGGTTTCTTCCGCCGCCGCGTCTCGGAAATTCTTTCCGCCGACCCAACGATTCAGGTGGTCGGTACGGCCACCAACGGCAAAGAGGCGATTGATCAGGCCATCGCGTTGAAACCGGACGTGATCACCATGGACTACGAGATGCCGATGATGGATGGCATCACGGCCGTGCGGCACATCATGCAGCGCTGTCCGACCCCGGTGTTGATGTTTTCCTCACTGACCCACGAAGGCGCCCGGGTGACCCTGGATGCGCTGGACGCCGGTGCGGTGGACTTCCTGCCGAAGAATTTCGAAGACATCTCGCGCAATCCCGAGAAGGTCAAGCAACTGCTGTGCGAGAAGGTGCACAGCATTTCACGCAGTAACCGTCGCAGTCTGTTCAGCGCGCCTGCGCCGACGCCTGCATCGGTTGCGGCACCGGCTGCGCCGACGTCATCGTTTGCTCGCCCAGCGCCCGCGCCGGTTGCACGGCCTGCCGTGGCGCCGGTTCGCGCCGCTGCGCCTGCAACTGCCCACTCGCCTGCGCCGAAACGCAAAGCCTATAAGCTGGTGGCTATCGGCACGTCCACGGGCGGCCCGGTCGCCCTGCAACGCGTGCTGACCCAACTGCCGGCCAACTTCCCGGCGCCGATTGTGCTGGTACAACACATGCCGGCCGCGTTTACCAAGGCGTTCGCCGAGCGTTTGGACAAGCTGTGCCGCATCAGCGTCAAGGAAGCGGAGGATGGCGACATCCTGCGCCCTGGCCTGGCGCTGCTGGCCCCCGGCGGCAAACAAATGATGGTGGACGGCCGTGGCGCGGTGAAAATCCTGCCGGGCGACGAGCGCCTGAACTACAAGCCGTGCGTGGATATCACCTTCGGTTCGGCGGCCAAATCCTACGGTGACAAAGTTCTGGCGGTGGTACTCACCGGCATGGGCGCCGACGGCCGTGAAGGCGCGCGCCTGCTCAAGCAGGGCGGCAGTGCCATCTGGGCCCAGGATGAAGCCAGTTGCGTGATCTATGGCATGCCCATGGCCATCGTCAAGGCTGAACTGGCCGACGCGGTCTACAGCCTGGACGACATCGGCAAACATCTGGTGGAGGCCTGCCTCTGA
- a CDS encoding flagellar motor protein, which translates to MDVLSLIGIIMAFVAIIGGNYLEGGHLGALANGPAALIVIGGTVGAALLQSPLSSFKRAMQILVWIIFPPRVDLPGGIDRVVNWSLTARKEGLLGLEGVADAEPDSYARKGLQLLVDGAEPEAIRSILEVDFYTQESRDINAAKVFESMGGYAPTIGIIGAVMGLIHVMGNLADPSQLGSGIAVAFVATIYGVASANLVLLPVASKLKSIAMRQSRYREMLLEGILSIAEGENPRSIELKLQGFMD; encoded by the coding sequence ATGGATGTATTGAGCCTGATCGGCATCATCATGGCGTTTGTCGCGATCATTGGCGGCAACTACCTCGAAGGCGGCCACCTCGGCGCGTTGGCCAACGGCCCGGCCGCGCTGATCGTGATCGGCGGCACCGTGGGCGCTGCGTTGCTGCAGTCGCCCCTGAGCTCATTCAAGCGCGCCATGCAGATTCTGGTGTGGATCATTTTCCCGCCGCGCGTGGATTTGCCGGGCGGCATCGACCGCGTGGTCAACTGGAGCCTCACCGCGCGCAAGGAAGGCCTGCTGGGTCTGGAAGGCGTGGCCGATGCCGAGCCCGACAGTTACGCGCGCAAAGGCCTGCAATTACTGGTGGACGGCGCCGAGCCGGAAGCGATCCGCAGCATTCTGGAAGTGGATTTCTACACCCAGGAAAGCCGTGACATCAATGCCGCCAAGGTCTTTGAAAGCATGGGCGGCTACGCGCCGACCATCGGCATCATTGGTGCGGTGATGGGCCTGATTCATGTGATGGGCAACCTGGCTGACCCCTCGCAACTGGGTAGCGGCATTGCCGTGGCGTTTGTCGCCACCATCTACGGCGTGGCCAGTGCCAACCTTGTGCTGCTGCCGGTGGCCAGCAAGTTGAAGTCGATCGCCATGCGCCAGTCCCGTTACCGCGAGATGCTGCTGGAAGGCATCCTGTCGATTGCCGAGGGCGAAAACCCGCGCTCCATCGAATTGAAGCTCCAGGGCTTCATGGATTGA